The stretch of DNA AGCAGGATGCCTATGCGTTGCAGAGTCAGCAGCGCACTGCAGCGGCGCAAATGGCGGGGCGCTTCGATGCAGAAATCGTGCCGCTCGAGGTTCGTCGCGCTTTGTTCGACAAGGAAGGCAACCTGACCGGCGATGAAGGCGTGCTCGCCGCCCGCGACGAATGCGGGCGTGAAGACACCACGGCGGCGAGTCTTTCCAGTCTCAAACCGGTCTGGAGTGGCGGGCAGGAAATTGCGCAAGGAGCGTTCATCACGGCGGGCAATGCTTCGCAGTTATCCGATGGCGCGGCTGCCGTGGTGGTGATGTCGCGCGCGGAAGCGCGGCGGCGCGCTTTGCAGCCACTGGGCACATTTCGTGGCCTGGCCGTGGCCGGTTGCGGTGCAGACGAGATGGGCATCGGCCCTGTGCTGGCCGTACCCAGGCTGCTATGGCGCCATGGCCTCACTGTGCGGGATGTTGGCCTGTGGGAGCTCAATGAGGCCTTCGCTTGCCAGGTGCTGTATTGCCGCGATCAGCTTGGGATCCCTGATGATCGCCTGAATGTCAATGGCGGAGCCATTGCGCTTGGCCATCCTTTCGGTATGTCCGGGACACGAATGACCATGCATGCGCTGCTCGAAGGTGCACGTCGTGGCGTACGGCATGTGGTGATTACGATGTGTATCGGGGGGGGCATGGGCGCTGCCGCTCTCTTCGAGATCGCGGCGTAGACCGCGCATGGTGGAGACAAGAACGTGAAAGGGACGCTTCCTGGCCTGGCTCTGTCGGCGCTGGTATTCGGTGCTGCATTGATCGCATTCGCGCCACGGCCCTTGCCGGCTTTCGAGGCGAGCGCATTGCACGCGGACCGCCTGCAGATCAACGGGCTGGCGCGAGCCGGTTCGCGCATCGTTGCGGTTGGTGAGCACGGTGTGATCTTGTTAAGCGACGACGGTGCGAGGACATGGCGACCGGCTGACGTGACGCCTGAGCAACCCTCCACGTTGACCCAGGTGTTTTTCACCACCCCGAAGCTTGGCATCGCGGTGGGCCATGATGGGTGGATCGTGCAGACCCGTGACGGTGGCTTGCATTGGCATGAGGTGCATCGGGATCACATGCATTCCGATCCCTTGCTATCCGTCTGGGGTGACCCGGATGGCCGGGTTTTTGCCACCGGAAGTTTTGGGCAGTTGTGGGCTTCCAGCGACTCAGGCGAGACTTGGCATGCCGTCAGGAACCCAGGGAGCGATCGCCATCTGAATGCAATCGTTGGAGACGGCAAGGGCAATCTGCTGATCGCCGGCGAGAGCGGCACGCTGTTGCGCTCGACCGATCACGGCACGACCTGGGAAAAGTGTGTGTCGCCGTACAGTGGCTCGCTGTTCGGGGCGTTGATGCTGGCGAACGGTGACTGGCTTGCCTACGGCATGCGCGGCAACGTAGTGCGAAGCAGCGATCACGGTGAAACCTGGCGCGCGGTGGACAGTCATGTTCCGGTGTCTTTCTTCGGCGCGGTACAGCTTGGCAATGGCGAACTTGTGATGGTCGGGCAGGGCGGCGCAATCGTGACGTCGGACGATAGCGGACGGACGTTTGTGGTGCGCAAGCTCGGTGGCGTGCAAAGCCTTGCAGCTGTTCTGGACATGGGGCACGGTGAATGGCTGCTCGGTGGCGAGGAGGGGGCGGTGAAGCAGGCCGCACCTGCTGCGTGACGCATGCCGGGTCGCCCCATACTGTTGCGAGACGCACATGAATGACCTTTCCCGGCCCAATGATCGTGTTGTCAGCTCGCGGCTGAGGCGGTATGTCGAATGTTGCGGCGATGCTATTTTTCGCCATCGCCGGCTGCTGCTGACCCTGTGCGTTGCGCTAACGGTGGCGTTGGGCTGGTCGGCCAGCCGGCTGCGGCTCGATCCGGGATTCAACAAGATGATCCCGATGCAACATCCGTACATGCAGGTTTTTGACCGGTATGCCAGCGCTTTTCCTGGCGCCAACACGATCCTCGTGAGCTTGCGCTGGAAAGGTCCGGGGGACATCTATAACAAGAAGTTTATGGATGACCTGCGTCATGCAACGGATGACGTATTTTTTATTCCAGGCGTTAACCGGTCGCGGGTGTTTTCCCTGTTTACCCCCAATGTTCGCTACACGGAGGTGACTGAGGCCGGATTTCGCGGCGATGTTGTCGTGCCCGGCCAGTTCTCGAGTGCCAATGCGGATGATCTGGCAAAAGTGCGACGCAATGTGGCCCGTTCCGGACAGATTGGCCGGCTAGTCGGCAACGATCTCAAATCGGCGCTGATCCGTGCTGAATTACGCGAAACGGATCCGGCCACGGGCAAGCGGCTTGATTACACGGCGGTCGCGCGCGAGCTGGAGCGGATTCGCGCGCATTACGGGAAGGGGGACATCGACGTCAACATCATTGGCTTTGCCAAGCTAGTCGGTGATGTGGAGGACGGGATTTCCGGCGTGATGGGCTTTTTTGCCTTGGCGTTTGGCATTACCGCGGTGCTCCTGCTGCTTTATTCACGCTCATTGAAAGTGACGGTGCTGGCCCTGCTGGTGGCGTTGTTGCCTGTTGTCTGGCTGCTCGGTGCGTTACCCGTTCTCGGCCTCGGGATTGATCCGATGTCGATTCTGGTTCCCTTTCTGATTTTTTCGATCGGCGTGTCGCATGCGGTGCAGATGACCAACGCATGGAAGCAGGCGCTGGTGGCGGGGGGCGAGCCGGTTGAAGCTGCACGCGAGGCTTTCCGCAAGCTGTTCGTGCCAGGCACGGTCGCACTTCTGACCAACGCGTTGG from Paraburkholderia hayleyella encodes:
- a CDS encoding acetyl-CoA C-acyltransferase — translated: MNEAVIVSVARTPIGKAYRGFFNDTEAPLLGGHVVREAVRRAAVAPEDVDDVLMGCAAQQGTQGYNIGRLSAAAAGLPASVPGMALDRMCASGLMTIASAARSVMSGDERIVVAGGVESVTLTQNRHKNVYRARSEAVLAWQPAAYMTMIETAEIVSRRYGIPRSEQDAYALQSQQRTAAAQMAGRFDAEIVPLEVRRALFDKEGNLTGDEGVLAARDECGREDTTAASLSSLKPVWSGGQEIAQGAFITAGNASQLSDGAAAVVVMSRAEARRRALQPLGTFRGLAVAGCGADEMGIGPVLAVPRLLWRHGLTVRDVGLWELNEAFACQVLYCRDQLGIPDDRLNVNGGAIALGHPFGMSGTRMTMHALLEGARRGVRHVVITMCIGGGMGAAALFEIAA
- a CDS encoding WD40/YVTN/BNR-like repeat-containing protein, yielding MKGTLPGLALSALVFGAALIAFAPRPLPAFEASALHADRLQINGLARAGSRIVAVGEHGVILLSDDGARTWRPADVTPEQPSTLTQVFFTTPKLGIAVGHDGWIVQTRDGGLHWHEVHRDHMHSDPLLSVWGDPDGRVFATGSFGQLWASSDSGETWHAVRNPGSDRHLNAIVGDGKGNLLIAGESGTLLRSTDHGTTWEKCVSPYSGSLFGALMLANGDWLAYGMRGNVVRSSDHGETWRAVDSHVPVSFFGAVQLGNGELVMVGQGGAIVTSDDSGRTFVVRKLGGVQSLAAVLDMGHGEWLLGGEEGAVKQAAPAA